The DNA window ACTATGCTACAGTTTCCCGTGAAGTTAGAAGTGGAGAAATCAAAACCTGTACTTTCCCTGTTAGCAAATCTTAAAAATGCCCATTGGACCCAGAGTGGAACGACTGAATTTTTCTCTGGCTTTATCTAAACACTTGGTAGATATACTGTAGACACCTAGGAGACGGAACGCAGAAGCAAACATATCTAAGCTCTGCACGTAGAATGGGAAAAACGATAAGGTCTTCATGGCATTAGGTGAGATGAGTGAGCGTCACGGATTTGGTTCATTGAGAAATTATCAGTGTCTATGAATTTGCATACTTAGCGTAGCATGAAACAGAATATTTctgttaaattttataattttaatagatGATCCACcctacacagagagagagagagttaaaaaataaaataaaacagacgTGCTGAGAAAGGTGAGGGTGGTACTGGTAATGGTAATATTCCATGAAACTGCTTTCCTGAGAATTCTCACTCACAAAACTGCACACATCTATGTATTACTTTATGGTGGAGATTTATGTCAAGttggatattttttttaagtgctaagCATAAGAAATGgagataaaagattttaaattgttttacatGACTAAAAATTCTTAAGATCCTAATGTAGACCTCATTGGAAGGTGAACCTTTTGGGTTATAAAGATTTACACCTATTTTTGAATAAATAGGTACTATCtgtttattaagtgcttactatGTATCCAGCACTGGATATTGCTGATACTAAGTTGCAAACGAAACCCAGCCTTCATGGAGTTCACAACCCAGCAAGAAGTGCAGACTCCACATAATAGCAAAGGTCTGTAAACAGACGCCTTTTATCAAAGAACAGAGCTGGTATCTCTGAGCACTGGCCTTATCACAGCTCAAGGTAATGCATTGGAATTCCCTGTCTACGTGTCTGCTTGGATGTAACTTTTGACCAAGCAGCTCTTAAAGACTGGGCTCATAAAAACTAGATGTTTCCATGCAAACTAGAGTCTTTCCACCAAGAGACCCAACTACAATTTAGATTACATTTGTCCCCACTGCAGACAAAAACACTTCCATCAGAAGTAAATTTAGGAAGCTAAGctaaaatgaatgggaatggcaaaattaattcaggtgaccattatatctactgtgggcaagaattccttagaagaaatggagtagataTCAGAGTCAAcaacagagtctgaaatgcagtaattaGGTGCAgactcaaaagtgacagaatgatcttcgtttgtttccaaggcaaaccattcaatatcacagtaatccaagtctacgccccaaccactTATGCCAAAGAagctataaagacctacaaggccttctagaactaacacgaacaaaagatgtccttttcatcatggaggactggaatgcaaaagtagaaagtcaagagatacctggagtaacaggcaagtctggccttggagtacaaaaaagcagcaggacaaaggctaacagagttttgccaagacaatgcactgatcatagcaaacacctcttccagcaacacaagagatgaatctacatgtggacatcaccagatggtcaataccaaaatcagattgattatatcatttgtagctgaagatggaaaagttGTATATAGTTAgtgaaaacaagacctggagctgactgtgactcaggaCATCAGTTTCTCAtcacaaaattcaggcttaaattgaataaagtaacAAAAAACACTAGGccatttgggtatgacctaaatcaaatcccttatgattttacagtggagatgatgaatagattcaaggaattagatctgatagatggagtgcctaaagaactatggacagagattcataacaCTATACataggcagtgaccaaaactatccccccagaaaaagaaatgcaagaaggcaaaaggTTGTCTGAAATAAGATAGCTGAGATAAATAGCTGAGACGAGAAGAGGAGTGAGaggtaaaggagaaagggaaaaatatacacAGTTgatggagaattccaaagaatagctttGGAACTCCAGATGTTTCAAAGCTTCTCTCTCCAAAGGGGATattagaaagccttcttaagtgaacaatgaaaataaatagagaaaaacaatagactaggaaagactagagatctcttccagaaaattagagatgtcaagggaatatttcatgcaaagatgggcataataaaggagagaaacaggaagggcctaacagaagcaaaagagattaagaagaagtggtaagaatacacagaagaactatacaaaaaaggtcttaatgacccagaaaaccatgacggtatggtcactcacctagagccagacatcctgcagtgtgaagtcaagtgggccttagaaagcatcactatgaacaaaactagcggaggtgatgcaattctagttgaactatttaaaatcctaaaagacgatgctgttaaagtgctgcactcaatatgccagcaaatttggaaaactcagcagtggtcacaggactggaaaaggtcagttttcattccaaccccaaagaaaggcaatgccaaagaatgttcaaactaccacacagttgtactcatttcacatgctagcgaggtaatgctcaaaatccttcaagctagacttcaacagtatatgaaccgagaacttccaaatgtacaagttgtatttagacaatgcagaggaaccagagatcaaattgccaacatctattgaatcatagaaaaagcaaaggaattccagaaaatcatttacatttgcttcattgattacactaaatcCCTGACTATGTGggttacaacaaactggaaaattctgaaagagatgggaatactagaccatcttacttgcctcctgagaaacctgtaggtcagtcaagaagcaacagttagaaccagacatggaacaatggactggtcccaaattgggaaatgagtacatcaagactgtatattgtcaccctacttatttaacttatattcagagtagatgaagcacaagctggaatcaagagtgtcaggagaaatatcaataacctcagatatgcagaggacaccaccctaatggcaggaaCTGAGGAGAAattaaagtgcctcttgatgaaggcaaaataggagagagaaaaacctggcttaaaactcaacattcaaaagctaagatcatagcatccagtcccatcacttcatggcaaatagatggggaaaaatggaaacattgacagactttattttcttgggctccaaaaacactgtggagcgcaaccatgaaattaaaaggtgcttgcttcttggaagaaaagctatgacaaatctagccagggtactaaaaagcagagacatcacttttctgacaaaggtccatctagtcaaaactatggttttccagtagtcatgtatggatgtgagagttggaccataaagaaggctgagcaccaaagaattgatgcttttcaactgcagtgctggagaagattcttgagagtttcttgaatagcaaggagatcaaaccagtcaatcctaaaggttatcaaccctgaatactcactggaaggactgatgctgatgctgaagctccaatacttgggccacctgatacaaagagctgactcattgcaaaaaaaaaaaccctgatgcttagaaagattgaggacaggaggataaGGAGGCGACAAAGGATGgcatggttgaatggtatcatcGTCTcaaactcatggacatgagtttgagcaaattcaggagatagtgaaggacagggaagcctggcatgctacagttcatgggatcacaaagagtcagacacaactgagcaactgagcaataacaacaacaagcctTAGAGCACACAGTACAGTTATTATGTTTTGGAGGTATTTCCATGTGTTATATATGTTAGTTACTAGAATTTTAAGAGTCAATTATGCATTTATAACGGCAACAGCAAGATGCTCACTCTGGTATCTTCCTTCTATTCCTCCTGtaaatattgtattatttttaagtcaCTTGTTTGGCCTGTTTTCTTCAGGAGATTGATAGGCCCTTACAGGGTCTGTTTGTGTGCAGTGGTGGCAAAGTATCCACAGAATTCAACTTGTGTCTTCATCATTTACTAacttaaggttttcttttttcactttcatcaaaaggtttcATTCCATAGAAACAAAATTTAGAATCACcacctgaaaagaaaaagatcctGGATCCTTGTCAGTGTTCAGCACAATAAGGTATCTAATAATGTTTTCTGTAGTTTACAACAATGTCTGACATAGAGTAAgtactcaaatatttttcaacaaatgCATCGAGAAATAAGTTTATCTGAAAGAGGATGACTCTATTATGTATTCAACCAAAGTAGGTTTCTGTTGTTTTAGGGTCCCATCAAAGTaagaatcagagaaggcaatggcaccccactccagtactcttgcctggaaaatcacatggatggaggagcctagtaggctgcagtccatggtgtcatgaagagtcggacacaactgagtgacttcactttcacttttcactttcatgcattggagaaggaaatagcaacccactccagtgttgttgcctggagaatcccagggacaggggagcctggtgggctgccatctatgaggtcacacagagttgaacatgattgaaatgacttagcagcaaagtaAGAATACTTGTAGGAAAGATGCCACTTACTAAAGTGTATGCCTACTCTGAGAAGATACTGTATTTAGGGTCCATGAGATGGGACCACTGTACTGAataaccttttatttctttatttccaaaGCTTCTTAGAGTGAGATACAAGACAGACCCCTTATAACAGCATCTGTTACATTTCAAATAGAGTAATAATGAAGTTCTACATAGAATGAAGTGAACCTCCAAATGAATTTCAATTAGACTGTGTTCTCATGCGTACTAATATCCCTCCCTTTTGATTTAGGTGAAATGAAATGGGAGAAATTTGGGAAAATTAAGATGGGAGGAATGTAAGATTGAAGTTTGGAAGATTTAATAAGAGCAAACAACACTGAGATCAAACTCATCACTTTTGAAACTGTCCTCACTCCACTGTTAAAGTTCACAAGCACTGACGGATGCACAATGCTCTTCTATTTGTGCTCACTGCGGAGTCGTCGATGAAGGCAGCCAAGCTGTCTGCTATGTCACCTCCAGAACGTTTGCcaattttctctcatttcctccTTGAGATGGCCGTGTGTGACAAAGGTCTCTGGATATATTTCAAAACATCTGAAACTATTTAACAATGTAATACCAAGCCCCAATTTAATAGTGTTATTTATTCTCCAGAAGACAAAATTTGTCAGAAGACACAAAACTCAATTCACCTTGCCCTGATCCACAATGACTAGAAAGTGCATCGTGGAACCAATGGCATACTTATTACCTGTCAGAGAGAAATGTAATgggttaattttaattaattttcccaAATTTCTCCCATTTCATTTTACCTAAATCAAAAGGGAGGGATATTAGTACGCACGAGAACACAGTAATGGAGAGAAAGTTTCCAGAGGCTTAGTCAATATGTAGACTTCAACATGCAGCACACAAAACAGTAAAACTATTTACTAAACTGTATGTCTTTTTATATTCCCGGCACACTTACCCTAGTTtagactatttccttttcctgacAAACAATTCATTGTTTGTGATTGAAAGAGTCATTTTGGATTAGGCATGATTTCAGATTCCGGGAACCTGGTGTGGAAACAGCATCACTCCTCCACCAGCACCTCCCTGCTCACCACTCCAGATCTCTGCTTTTAGGTGGTACTAGAGTGACGGCACGCTTTTCAATTTTCATCCGAAGAGCAATCAACAATGTATAAACAAATGACCAATTAAAAACAATTCTCATCCAAtgccgcggccagcacaagcaagagtcgcacctgcacagggagagaacggagcgtccccgctaagaaaataagagatagacaaaagatggggttgagaggatcagccccaaaatggctgataccttgctttattgtgctgcagtatatatagggtaaagtacgtgacttaaggcactcacaaggttgttttttaatctcaggatacaatcaccagacccttaccattgtatacagaacacaatcagaatatctatcttctatgaaatatacacaataagataatctatcttctatgaaatgttgccgaaaccaaacatcttggagccttaagggttataaaaactcttgagggtggcgggacagggagcttaggcacGTGTCCTAGGGCCTGGCatacctgccagggagctcccaagacttaacccttcacgggtcgtcccccgcagctcccctctctttattttttaaaagctccataaGATGTTGGTGTTGCaacatgtttttatgtattaaaactcTCATATGTAGAAATTCTTTAACAATGCTACGAATAAGGCAAGGAGCTAAACAAATTATGATAAGCACAACAGTCAGAACCGCGCCCATAGCAATTATACTTCGCCACAGTGAATGAAGGCtaggaaagttagaaaataaattttgtaaaaaattatcgACGGTATCAGCTATATTCAAAGTAGCTTTTGGAGAATTTTCGATGTCAAGAATTTCATTATGCAATTGTAAAAGATCTAAAGAAACATTAGTATTAAACCAAATTCCTTGCAGATGTTTTTCACCTTATCCCACGGAAAGTCAGAAGTATTGTAAGGCTTTTTGTAACACAAATCCATTTATAATTAGCATGGCATTGAATTTTCATGCGAAAATTAATGCTCTGAACTTGTTCTCCTAGAACTCTAACTACATCATATAAAGctgataatctatcttctattttTTATCTATATCTTCTTGAGTTCCCATTACTTTAGTAACATTATATGACAAGGAATCTACAGTATGAGCAGCTTGAATGGATTGTGCTAAAGATACAGAAGCAGTAACAGCAGTTGCTATAAGGGTGATTAAAGACACTATACCCAGAATAATCAGGCTCAGACCTCTTTTAGGACGGCTAAGAGCCGTATTAATGCGTTGTAACAATTCTAAAGCAGTTTCATCATACCATTCTTCAGTTATTTCAACAGGTAACATTACAAAAGCAGGTTGTTTTACTATTATAACTTGTTCTCCTTTGGCTACACCTCTAATGCAATTAGTAAGTATGCAATTAgaacaatttaaatgataaatattcaatGACAGTGTTATTTCCATATGGCCTTGTATCAACATGAATGGGTAAGGAACACAAGCTCGGGGATATAAAAATCCTGTAACTCCCACATCACCATATTTACTCCCACTAATATTGGGCTGTAAATATAGGCTATTACCATGACCAAAAGCAGCCAAAAGTTTCCACAGTTCAGTTTGAAATATAGGAGCAGTGTTTACAGAAAGAATGGGTGGATGCTGTCCTCGATATTCGGAGAAATCAGGTGTTCCTCCAGGTGCCCAGTCCCATAAAAGGGTGGTATTGGCATTGTTGATGTTATACACCGATGCAATTCGTGCTCGACATAAAGTCCAAGGAGTGTCTATTCCTATGCCGATGCTTAAATGTTTGTCACAAAACGGAATGTCGAGGGGTCCGGTTCCGTCACGGTACGATCTCTTTCCGGTTTTTTCATCAATGCCTGAAATAGTCACTCGAGGATAGGATATATCAGCTGACACCTGTATACAATGAGGATGCTGTGATTGATAAGAAAAGCACATAGGGTATTGAGTAGTAAGACCATAAAAGGAGATATTGGCTTGCTGAGGAGAAATGTGAATATCTGATTTTCCTCCTAAAAGACTTGTATCATTAACATATACAGGTACTGTTTCTTTATCCCATCCTAAGGATTGAATCATAGGCGGATCAGGAATGTATGCCCAAAAAGCCGCAGCTGCCCCGTTTTGTATCCgctgtaacaataataataacatgatCAGTATATTAGTAGGTGTCACTGGAGGTTGTACATGAGCCTCATTCCAAGCATAACGCATCAGCGCCTCAATTTGCCTCTGGGTAGGCAGCTCACTCGTGGGCTCACTCAGTGTCATGCATTGCATTTGATGTGTCAGGGAGTTCCTCTGCTGCGCGTACCAGCCTTTCCGGAATCCAGCGCGGCGCTTCGGCATCCtgtggaaaaacacaaacatgccCTCGTCCCCATATTAGTACAGGGTCTGGCCCATACCACAGATTGGTAAGTGGATCCTTCCATCGCACAAGTGGTTTTTTGCATGAGGATCGTTCTCCCCAAAAACGCTGGGCTGCTGAATTGCCTTCTGCgtctaaagttaaaaaatttaaaacataaagagcATGGTTTAAGGCGTTATGCGGTGAGgggctatacagttcattcccctttttttgttttaataattgatGTTTAAGGCGTTGATGGGCTCGTTCCACAATACCTTGTCCCTGTGGATTATAAGGAATTCCTGTTTTATgatgaatttggaaagaaagacaaaaacgtTGAAAAGAACGGCTAGTATAACCAGGTCCATTATCTGTTTTAAGGGTTTGTGGGATTCCTGAAgtagaaaagcaaaacagcaaaTGTTGAATACAGTGACGTGTTGATTCTCCAGTGTGAAGGGAAGCCATGAGAAAATTGGAAAAAGTGTCAATAGAAACATGAACATATTTAAGACGCCCAAATTGAGGAATGTGAGTAACATCTGTTTGCCAGAGGTGATTAGGGCGTAAACCTCGAGGTTGACACCATATTGAGGGAGAACAAAGAATTGAGGACAAGTAGAGCAAGATTTAACAATTTGCCGTGCAGCTTCACgggaaattttaaattgcaaGCGTAAAGACTGACTATTTTGGTGATGTAAATCATGGGATTTTCGGGCTGCATCAATAGCTGATTGGAAAAACACTTGTTTAGTAAGAACGTCCGCAGTGTGATTGCCTTGTACGAGGGCACCAGGAAGGGTGGAGTGTGCACGAATATGTCCAAAGAAACAGGGGTGTTGGCGGCAATGGAGAACCTGTTGAATCAATGTAAATAAGTTAAGAACTTCAGGAGAGGTGGTGCCGATAATTGGAACAGTTTCAATCATCTGTAAGGCACCGACCACATAGGAGCTGTCTGtaaataaattgaaggaagtaggtaCAGTTAGCAACGCTTGGTGGACTGCAAATAATTCCACAACTTGAGCAGAAGAAAAACTGGTTTGTGCGTAATAGGTTTGATGGTTAATGATTAAAGCTGCAGTTCCATTAGAAGATCCATCTGTAAATATAAGTGTCGCTTCGGGAATAGGTTGTCGGCGaactatttttggaaaaataaaggcatGAGAGCTAGCAAATTGTAACAATTTATCAGAAGGGTAATGATGAGTAATCCGTCCCGGGTAATTTGCAAAAGCTATAGACCAATtatctgaaaattgaaaaagCCAATCTTGTTGTTCTAAAGCATAAGGAACACAAATGAAGGGGGTTCCATACCAAAATATTGGATGGCCTCGTGACGTCCCTTTGCTACAATTTTGCAACAAGTTCATAGTAAGGGAGCAGATGTTTAGTTGGAGTAGCAGACAAATATATCCATCGCAAAGGTTTATCTTGATAGAGAACCCCTGTGGGTGCTCGGGGGGTAGGAAGTATATACAAACCCCATGATCGTTGGTAATCACAATAAGTAATCTGTTGTTGTCTAATAGCTTCTTCTATTGATTGTAAAGCAGTTCGTCCTTCTAAAGAAAGTGTTCGGGGTGACGCAGGATCAGAGTCACCTTTAAGGATGTCAAATAATGGCTGCAAGGTATAAGTGGGTAATTTTAAATAAGGACGTATCCAATTAATGTCTcctaaaagtttttgaaagtCATTTAGAGTTTTTAAATGGTCAGTCTGTAATTGTACTAATTGGGTATTATAAACACGAGGATATAAGGAGAAACCCAAATAATTATAAGGAAAATGAGTCTGAATTTTTCATCAGCAATAACAAGACCATTAAGGCTTAAATGTTGTTTTAGAATCGAAAAGCTTGATACAATAGATGTTCGTCAGCATGAGCTAGTaatatatcatccatataatgaaccAAATATAGCTGAGGAAAACGTTGACGAACCGGAGCTATTGCTGTAGCAACAAATTTTTGGCACAGCGTAGGGCTATTAGTCATTCCTTGCGGGAGAACTCTCCATTGATAGCGTTGCATAGGCTCTTTAAAATTAACAGAGGGTAAACTGAAAGCAAATCTTTTGCAATCTTGAGGTGCAAGAGGAATAGtgtaaaaacaatcttttaaatctATAACAATGATATAGGATTTATCAGGTATAGCAGAAGGAGTGGGCAACCCAGGTTGTAGGGCTCCCATATGCATCATTGTTTCATTTACCTTACGAAGATCTTGTAGCAATCTCCATTTCCCAGacttctttttaataacaaaaattgggAATTCCAAGCAGAGGTAGAGGGTTCAATATGCCCAAGTCTCAGCTGTTCCTGCACCAGCTGTTGTGCGGCAGAAAGTTTTTCCTGTGTTAGGGGCCACTGATCGACCCATACCGGTTCCTCAGATTTCCAATCAATAGGATCGGCATGTGTCACAGGAGAATCAGAGGTCCCTAGGAAAACACCCCAAGCCTTTTCGATCTTGATTAGATTTTTAAATCAAGGGGCAAAATGATGCCTTGATGTTGTTTACCTAAACCTTGATTTGGAAGTAAGCCCTGATCTAACATCAAATCTGTCACAGTGGGTGAAGGACTATATAAATAAACACCCATTTTGCTCAATATATCACGCCCCCATAGATTAACTGGAAGATAGGGCAGAATATAAGGTTTAAATTGGCCTGTATGTCCATCTTTATCTTTCCAAGTAAGAAGGGATGAACTCTGTTCTGGATTGGTAGTTTGGCCAATACCCTGGAGAGTGGAAATAGCCATCTGTTTTGGCCATGTAGTAGGCCAATATTTATCAGAAATAACACTAATATCGGCCCCTGTATCAAGCACTCCTCGGAAAAGCTTACCATTAATGCGTAGCTCAAGTTCTGGTCGTGCCTCGGTAACATTTTGCACCCAATAGGCGTCAGAGGACCCGAAACCTTTATCTTGACGGTCTCGGTTAATTGTTTTTCCCTGTATGACTAATGGAACTAAAAGAAGTTGAGCTATACGCTGTCCTGCATTGATTACAATAATTTTGTTAGGAGCGGAGGCtaatatttttatctctcctGTATAATCAGAGTCAATCACACCAGGATGAATAAGTATTCCTTTTAAAGACGCACTGCTGCGCCCTAAAAGCAGTCCAGCTGTCCCTGGAGGTAAAGGCCCAAACACTCCTGTGGCAAGGGTTTGGACCCCCATCTCGGGAGTTAATACTGTGTAGGAGGTGGCACAGAGGTCCAATCCCGCGCTGCCTCTTGTGGCTCGACAGAGGTCTGCAATGGTCCTTTTGGAACCTGCAGTGTTGCCCCATAACATTGTTTCGGGGCCAGGGCTGGCCCTCACCCAGTTTCCCGAAACCGGGGCAAAGGATTACCTTGAACATCCGTTTTGGAACGGCAATCCCGCGCccaatgctttcctttttttacaGCGTGGGCACAAATTAGGAGTGTTAACAGggctttgttgtttttgaggGCACACTGCAGCCCGATGGCCAGGCTGACCACAAACAAAGCAACCCAAATTACCTGACTTTTGAAGTCCTTTCTTGTTCCGGGCTTGCTGCTGGAAAAGTACCTCTTTTATGCTTTTTCCTTGTAATGCTGCTGCCATAGCAATGCCTTGCATGTAGGAGGGTCCAATGTCAGCACAAATGCGAATAAAATCAGACAGATCTCCCTTTTTTCGATAAGGTCTTAAAGCAGCTTGACAAGCAGAGTTAGCGTTTTCAAAAGCCAATTGTTTTGCCAGTACCATCCCAGCCTTTTCATCTGACATTATCTTACCTATAGTATCTAAAAGTCGTGCCACGAAGTCCTGGTAAGGCTCATCAGGTCCCTGCCGGACTTTTGAAAGATCCTCTGTCTTAGTACTGGAGCTAGGAAGTTTTTCCATGCCTGCCGAGCCGCATTTGATATTTGTGCATATGCACCAGGTAAGAAATTAAGTTGAGTATCAGTAGCCTGGTAAGGGCCTTCACCAATCAACATTTCATAGGAGGTCTGTATACCTTGCTGTCGGTTAACATCAGCTATACGAGCACATTGttcaaaaaattcagatttccatAATAAATAATCTCCCCCTGAGAGACATGCCCTAGCTGTCTGCTTCCAATCATTTGGAGGTAAAGCTTGAGTACCCAAATTTTCTATCATAGCAATGGTGAATGGAGCGGTAGGACCGTATTGTGAGCAAGCAATCTTTAACTCTTTCAGTTGTTTAAAAGGCAGTGATTCATAATAACGCTGGTTGTTATtttcaaagacaggaaaagcaagagaaaaatcagagacaACCTCACCAAGTCGCTGTGCCTGTCTCAATGCCTTTTGCAGCGGAGACATGTTCTCAGACAGTGGAGGGGGCCCTGGAGGGGGATCGAGACCAGCCACAACAGAAGGAGCATAAGCAGGGGGAAGAGGCGGAGCAGAAGGAGATTTGGCATTGTTactaggaagcttgattcctgcGTTCTGTAAAGCAATAGTGAGGTTTTTAAAGCATTCAACCAATTCATCTTTAGATGTTAACGCCCCTTTTCTTGTGCTAAAAAACCCCAATCTTCTTGATGGTATTTAGCAGCTTCTTCGTCTA is part of the Ovis aries strain OAR_USU_Benz2616 breed Rambouillet chromosome 4, ARS-UI_Ramb_v3.0, whole genome shotgun sequence genome and encodes:
- the LOC101115115 gene encoding endogenous retrovirus group K member 18 Pol protein isoform X2, coding for MNLLQNCSKGTSRGHPIFWYGTPFICVPYALEQQDWLFQFSDNWSIAFANYPGRITHHYPSDKLLQFASSHAFIFPKIVRRQPIPEATLIFTDGSSNGTAALIINHQTYYAQTSFSSAQVVELFAVHQALLTVPTSFNLFTDSSYVVGALQMIETVPIIGTTSPEVLNLFTLIQQVLHCRQHPCFFGHIRAHSTLPGALVQGNHTADVLTKQVFFQSAIDAARKSHDLHHQNSQSLRLQFKISREAARQIVKSCSTCPQFFVLPQYGVNLEVYALITSGKQMLLTFLNLGVLNMFMFLLTLFPIFSWLPFTLENQHVTVFNICCFAFLLQESHKPLKQIMDLVILAVLFNVFVFLSKFIIKQEFLIIHRDKVLWNEPINALNINY
- the LOC121819509 gene encoding endogenous retrovirus group K member 19 Env polyprotein isoform X1, which translates into the protein MLPRHDQNLSYALMLVQEQLRLGHIEPSTSAWNSQFLLLKRSLGNGDCYKIFVRMPKRRAGFRKGWYAQQRNSLTHQMQCMTLSEPTSELPTQRQIEALMRYAWNEAHVQPPVTPTNILIMLLLLLQRIQNGAAAAFWAYIPDPPMIQSLGWDKETVPVYVNDTSLLGGKSDIHISPQQANISFYGLTTQYPMCFSYQSQHPHCIQVSADISYPRVTISGIDEKTGKRSYRDGTGPLDIPFCDKHLSIGIGIDTPWTLCRARIASVYNINNANTTLLWDWAPGGTPDFSEYRGQHPPILSVNTAPIFQTELWKLLAAFGHGNSLYLQPNISGSKYGDVGVTGFLYPRACVPYPFMLIQGHMEITLSLNIYHLNCSNCILTNCIRGVAKGEQVIIVKQPAFVMLPVEITEEWYDETALELLQRINTALSRPKRGLSLIILGIVSLITLIATAVTASVSLAQSIQAAHTVDSLSYNVTKVMGTQEDIDKK
- the LOC121819509 gene encoding endogenous retrovirus group K member 19 Env polyprotein isoform X2, translated to MPKRRAGFRKGWYAQQRNSLTHQMQCMTLSEPTSELPTQRQIEALMRYAWNEAHVQPPVTPTNILIMLLLLLQRIQNGAAAAFWAYIPDPPMIQSLGWDKETVPVYVNDTSLLGGKSDIHISPQQANISFYGLTTQYPMCFSYQSQHPHCIQVSADISYPRVTISGIDEKTGKRSYRDGTGPLDIPFCDKHLSIGIGIDTPWTLCRARIASVYNINNANTTLLWDWAPGGTPDFSEYRGQHPPILSVNTAPIFQTELWKLLAAFGHGNSLYLQPNISGSKYGDVGVTGFLYPRACVPYPFMLIQGHMEITLSLNIYHLNCSNCILTNCIRGVAKGEQVIIVKQPAFVMLPVEITEEWYDETALELLQRINTALSRPKRGLSLIILGIVSLITLIATAVTASVSLAQSIQAAHTVDSLSYNVTKVMGTQEDIDKK